A section of the Primulina eburnea isolate SZY01 chromosome 1, ASM2296580v1, whole genome shotgun sequence genome encodes:
- the LOC140827734 gene encoding transcription factor MYB3R-1-like isoform X4, which yields MESDMTSTTTPDGSRTGQQRSRPLHGRTSGPTRRSTKGQWTAEEDEVLCVAVQRFKGKNWKKIAECFKDRTDVQCLHRWQKVLNPELVKGPWSKEEDETMIELVNTYGPKKWSTIAQHLPGRIGKQCRERWHNHLNPNINKEAWTQDEELALIHAHQIYGNKWAELTKFLPGRTDNAIKNHWNSSVKKKIDIYMASGLLSQLQGPPLVTNAHKSAASSSSKAQQSSEDGSVVRDGVELEEVSECSQASIMAGLSQCTNHVVDSTIELNRGNGRVTEESSAAPCSEDYRPAIHEVSYSIPEVPCEFGSSSKFLEQVLSLDWTTFAGKDFQLNPNELLDMSLLDLGQESSKQFLSSLSVMENHETVPFPPETPIGGPTSMENTMENSAFHNFVADSDCRMVYPDVGLDGYCPLENAISHIDGASEPLVHHSLNFQIPEVGNFTSQSCYMPSDMLGISYSQPLPVPTHLPSDDGSLMFDMKSNQHNYFSISHTAQESLLPCTNEGFTNAKYSNCSPSEDMSNQTAGLSTVVPANDFVLAPSNDSENFSSGDKDSAATNEQKDSRALFYEPPRFPSLDIPFFSCDLIQSGSDMHQEYSPLGIRQLMISSMTPFKLWDSPTRDDSPRAVLKSAAKSFTTTPSILKKRHRDLLSPLSEQRGEKKLGGDSNQESFSNLTNDFSRLEVMFDSCVNHRQPLTDTSSNNNKNIETSYVGKENVAPACEKVKKEINEMNVVSDSTMRQKALHIIDFKKVTEQTSITEVKTKAGGNETVESKREFSGIFVEHDINDMHLFSPDRFGCMSDRSIGPSARSLGNQYPRRLDAVPKHGAILSSSETPSLSVVCSPRLLAKNDRTTVVITTAVQSTSPSEKKVESSGKGLIVENNNLYVDTPFKRSIESPLAWKSPWFINSFVPGPRVDTDITIEDIGYFLSPGDRSYDAIGLMKQLGEHTAGAFADAQEVLGNETPETILKAKCAEKENQNVNCQAEHHPVSASTFLAERRILDFSECGTPGR from the exons ATGGAAAGTGATATGACAAGCACCACAACTCCAGATGGTTCAAGAACTGGTCAGCAAAGATCTCGACCTTTACATGG GAGGACAAGTGGTCCTACAAGGCGTTCCACAAAGGGACAGTGGACTGCAGAAGAG GATGAAGTATTGTGTGTTGCTGTTCAACGTTTCAAAGGAAAAAACTGGAAAAAAATAG CGGAATGTTTCAAGGATCGGACAGATGTACAGTGCTTACATAGGTGGCAGAAGGTTCTTAATCCAGAACTTGTCAAAGGTCCATGGTCAAAAGAG GAGGATGAAACCATGATTGAGTTAGTGAATACATATGGTCCAAAAAAGTGGTCTACCATTGCACAGCATCTCCCTGGACGGATTGGGAAACAATGTCGGGAAAG ATGGCACAATCATCTGAATCCTAACATAAACAAAGAAGCATGGACACAAGATGAGGAATTGGCTTTGATTCATGCGCACCAAATTTATGGAAATAAGTGGGCTGAGTTGACTAAGTTTTTACCTGGGAG GACTGACAATGCAATTAAAAATCATTGGAATAGCTCTGTCAAGAAAAAGATAGACATATATATGGCATCAGGGTTACTTTCACAGCTCCAAGGTCCACCTCTTGTTACCAATGCACACAAATCTGCAGCATCGTCTTCGTCCAAAGCACAACAGAGTAGTGAAGACGGTAGTGTTGTTAGAGATGGAGTAGAATTGGAAGAAGTTTCTGAGTGTAGTCAAGCTTCAATTATGGCTGGTTTGTCTCAATGCACAAATCATGTGGTTGATTCAACAATAGAACTTAATAGAGGGAATGGCAGAGTTACTGAAGAATCCAGCGCAGCGCCATGTTCTGAAGATTATCGTCCTGCGATTCATGAAGTTTCATATTCCATACCAGAAGTTCCTTGCGAGTTTGGTAGTTCTTCTAAGTTCCTTGAACAAGTTTTATCTTTAGACTGGACGACATTTGCTGGAAAAGATTTTCAGTTAAATCCAAATGAGCTGCTTGACATGTCTTTGTTGGATCTGGGGCAAGAATCATCTAAACAATTCCTGTCATCTTTGAGTGTCATGGAAAACCATGAAACAGTACCCTTTCCGCCAGAGACTCCTATTGGTGGACCAACATCGATGGAAAACACAATGGAGAATTCTGCTTTTCATAATTTTGTAGCTGATTCAGATTGTAGAATGGTTTACCCTGACGTGGGCCTTGATGGATACTGTCCCTTAGAAAATGCAATTTCCCATATCGATGGAGCTTCAGAGCCATTGGTTCACCACTCTTTGAATTTTCAGATTCCTGAGGTTGGGAACTTTACTTCACAGTCTTGTTATATGCCATCTGATATGCTTGGAATCTCATATAGTCAACCTCTACCTGTTCCTACTCACCTTCCTTCTGATGATGGTTCACTTATGTTTGATATGAAGTCAAATCAGCATAACTATTTTTCGATCAGTCATACAGCACAAGAATCTCTTTTACCTTGCACGAATGAAGGTTTTACAAATGCAAAATATTCTAATTGCTCTCCCAGCGAAGATATGTCCAATCAGACAGCAGGATTGTCAACAGTAGTTCCAGCCAATGATTTTGTTTTGGCACCATCAAATGATTCTGAAAATTTTTCTTCCGGGGACAAAGATTCTGCTGCAACCAATGAACAAAAGGACTCGAGAGCTTTATTTTATGAGCCTCCTCGTTTTCCAAGCCTAGATATACCTTTCTTTAGTTGTGATCTTATACAGTCTGGAAGTGACATGCATCAAGAGTACAGTCCACTTGGCATTCGCCAACTAATGATATCTTCTATGACTCCATTCAAACTATGGGATTCCCCGACAAGAGACGATAGTCCACGTGCTGTTCTGAAAAGTGCCGCCAAATCTTTTACCACAACACCATCAATACTGAAAAAAAGACACCGTGATTTGTTATCTCCTTTGTCTGAACAGAGAGGTGAAAAGAAGCTTGGAGGTGATTCAAACCAAGAGTCGTTCTCCAACCTGACCAATGATTTTTCCCGGTTAGAGGTCATGTTTGATTCGTGTGTAAACCATAGACAACCATTGACAGACACATCTtcaaacaacaacaaaaacatcGAAACATCATATGTAGGAAAAGAAAACGTGGCTCCAGCTTGTGAAAAGGTAAAAAAGGAAATTAACGAAATGAATGTTGTTTCAGATAGCACAATGCGGCAGAAAGCATTACATATCATCGATTTTAAAAAGGTAACCGAACAGACTTCTATCACAGAAGTCAAAACCAAGGCCGGAGGCAATGAAACAGTGGAATCG AAAAGAGAGTTCTCTGGAATCTTTGTTGAACATGATATAAATGACATGCACCTCTTTTCTCCTGACCGCTTCGGCTGTATGAGTGACAGATCAATTGGTCCAAGTGCTAGATCTCTAGGAAATCAGTATCCTAGAAGACTAGATGCTGTACCAAAACATGGAGCTATTTTATCTTCATCTGAAACTCCGTCTTTGTCTGTTGTTTGTTCTCCTCGGCTGCTTGCAAAGAATGATAGGACTACTGTGGTCATAACTACGGCTGTTCAATCCACGAGTCCTTCAGAGAAGAAAGTTGAAAGTTCTGGCAAGGGTTTAATTGTTGAAAACAATAACCT ATATGTAGACACCCCATTCAAGAGGAGTATAGAATCTCCTTTGGCATGGAAATCCCCTTGGTTTATCAACAGTTTTGTGCCAGGGCCCAGAGTTGATACAGACATAACAATTGAG GACATCGGGTACTTTTTAAGCCCAGGTGACAGAAGTTACGATGCCATTGGATTAATGAAGCAATTAGGAGAGCACACAGCTGGTGCATTCGCTGATGCTCAGGAGGTTTTGGGAAATGAAACTCCAGAAACAATATTGAAAGCAAAATGcgcagagaaggagaaccaaaATGTAAACTGTCAGGCAGAGCATCATCCCGTTTCAGCTTCAACTTTTCTG GCGGAGAGACGAATACTTGATTTTAGTGAATGTGGAACACCTGGAAGATAA
- the LOC140827734 gene encoding transcription factor MYB3R-1-like isoform X1 yields the protein MESDMTSTTTPDGSRTGQQRSRPLHGRRTSGPTRRSTKGQWTAEEDEVLCVAVQRFKGKNWKKIAECFKDRTDVQCLHRWQKVLNPELVKGPWSKEEDETMIELVNTYGPKKWSTIAQHLPGRIGKQCRERWHNHLNPNINKEAWTQDEELALIHAHQIYGNKWAELTKFLPGRTDNAIKNHWNSSVKKKIDIYMASGLLSQLQGPPLVTNAHKSAASSSSKAQQSSEDGSVVRDGVELEEVSECSQASIMAGLSQCTNHVVDSTIELNRGNGRVTEESSAAPCSEDYRPAIHEVSYSIPEVPCEFGSSSKFLEQVLSLDWTTFAGKDFQLNPNELLDMSLLDLGQESSKQFLSSLSVMENHETVPFPPETPIGGPTSMENTMENSAFHNFVADSDCRMVYPDVGLDGYCPLENAISHIDGASEPLVHHSLNFQIPEVGNFTSQSCYMPSDMLGISYSQPLPVPTHLPSDDGSLMFDMKSNQHNYFSISHTAQESLLPCTNEGFTNAKYSNCSPSEDMSNQTAGLSTVVPANDFVLAPSNDSENFSSGDKDSAATNEQKDSRALFYEPPRFPSLDIPFFSCDLIQSGSDMHQEYSPLGIRQLMISSMTPFKLWDSPTRDDSPRAVLKSAAKSFTTTPSILKKRHRDLLSPLSEQRGEKKLGGDSNQESFSNLTNDFSRLEVMFDSCVNHRQPLTDTSSNNNKNIETSYVGKENVAPACEKVKKEINEMNVVSDSTMRQKALHIIDFKKVTEQTSITEVKTKAGGNETVESKREFSGIFVEHDINDMHLFSPDRFGCMSDRSIGPSARSLGNQYPRRLDAVPKHGAILSSSETPSLSVVCSPRLLAKNDRTTVVITTAVQSTSPSEKKVESSGKGLIVENNNLYVDTPFKRSIESPLAWKSPWFINSFVPGPRVDTDITIEDIGYFLSPGDRSYDAIGLMKQLGEHTAGAFADAQEVLGNETPETILKAKCAEKENQNVNCQAEHHPVSASTFLLSGGVVLGVAALGTTPASTPVLVSNSHVSNNPSTSSSIVLLARSARSSNTTLMVACFAD from the exons ATGGAAAGTGATATGACAAGCACCACAACTCCAGATGGTTCAAGAACTGGTCAGCAAAGATCTCGACCTTTACATGG CAGGAGGACAAGTGGTCCTACAAGGCGTTCCACAAAGGGACAGTGGACTGCAGAAGAG GATGAAGTATTGTGTGTTGCTGTTCAACGTTTCAAAGGAAAAAACTGGAAAAAAATAG CGGAATGTTTCAAGGATCGGACAGATGTACAGTGCTTACATAGGTGGCAGAAGGTTCTTAATCCAGAACTTGTCAAAGGTCCATGGTCAAAAGAG GAGGATGAAACCATGATTGAGTTAGTGAATACATATGGTCCAAAAAAGTGGTCTACCATTGCACAGCATCTCCCTGGACGGATTGGGAAACAATGTCGGGAAAG ATGGCACAATCATCTGAATCCTAACATAAACAAAGAAGCATGGACACAAGATGAGGAATTGGCTTTGATTCATGCGCACCAAATTTATGGAAATAAGTGGGCTGAGTTGACTAAGTTTTTACCTGGGAG GACTGACAATGCAATTAAAAATCATTGGAATAGCTCTGTCAAGAAAAAGATAGACATATATATGGCATCAGGGTTACTTTCACAGCTCCAAGGTCCACCTCTTGTTACCAATGCACACAAATCTGCAGCATCGTCTTCGTCCAAAGCACAACAGAGTAGTGAAGACGGTAGTGTTGTTAGAGATGGAGTAGAATTGGAAGAAGTTTCTGAGTGTAGTCAAGCTTCAATTATGGCTGGTTTGTCTCAATGCACAAATCATGTGGTTGATTCAACAATAGAACTTAATAGAGGGAATGGCAGAGTTACTGAAGAATCCAGCGCAGCGCCATGTTCTGAAGATTATCGTCCTGCGATTCATGAAGTTTCATATTCCATACCAGAAGTTCCTTGCGAGTTTGGTAGTTCTTCTAAGTTCCTTGAACAAGTTTTATCTTTAGACTGGACGACATTTGCTGGAAAAGATTTTCAGTTAAATCCAAATGAGCTGCTTGACATGTCTTTGTTGGATCTGGGGCAAGAATCATCTAAACAATTCCTGTCATCTTTGAGTGTCATGGAAAACCATGAAACAGTACCCTTTCCGCCAGAGACTCCTATTGGTGGACCAACATCGATGGAAAACACAATGGAGAATTCTGCTTTTCATAATTTTGTAGCTGATTCAGATTGTAGAATGGTTTACCCTGACGTGGGCCTTGATGGATACTGTCCCTTAGAAAATGCAATTTCCCATATCGATGGAGCTTCAGAGCCATTGGTTCACCACTCTTTGAATTTTCAGATTCCTGAGGTTGGGAACTTTACTTCACAGTCTTGTTATATGCCATCTGATATGCTTGGAATCTCATATAGTCAACCTCTACCTGTTCCTACTCACCTTCCTTCTGATGATGGTTCACTTATGTTTGATATGAAGTCAAATCAGCATAACTATTTTTCGATCAGTCATACAGCACAAGAATCTCTTTTACCTTGCACGAATGAAGGTTTTACAAATGCAAAATATTCTAATTGCTCTCCCAGCGAAGATATGTCCAATCAGACAGCAGGATTGTCAACAGTAGTTCCAGCCAATGATTTTGTTTTGGCACCATCAAATGATTCTGAAAATTTTTCTTCCGGGGACAAAGATTCTGCTGCAACCAATGAACAAAAGGACTCGAGAGCTTTATTTTATGAGCCTCCTCGTTTTCCAAGCCTAGATATACCTTTCTTTAGTTGTGATCTTATACAGTCTGGAAGTGACATGCATCAAGAGTACAGTCCACTTGGCATTCGCCAACTAATGATATCTTCTATGACTCCATTCAAACTATGGGATTCCCCGACAAGAGACGATAGTCCACGTGCTGTTCTGAAAAGTGCCGCCAAATCTTTTACCACAACACCATCAATACTGAAAAAAAGACACCGTGATTTGTTATCTCCTTTGTCTGAACAGAGAGGTGAAAAGAAGCTTGGAGGTGATTCAAACCAAGAGTCGTTCTCCAACCTGACCAATGATTTTTCCCGGTTAGAGGTCATGTTTGATTCGTGTGTAAACCATAGACAACCATTGACAGACACATCTtcaaacaacaacaaaaacatcGAAACATCATATGTAGGAAAAGAAAACGTGGCTCCAGCTTGTGAAAAGGTAAAAAAGGAAATTAACGAAATGAATGTTGTTTCAGATAGCACAATGCGGCAGAAAGCATTACATATCATCGATTTTAAAAAGGTAACCGAACAGACTTCTATCACAGAAGTCAAAACCAAGGCCGGAGGCAATGAAACAGTGGAATCG AAAAGAGAGTTCTCTGGAATCTTTGTTGAACATGATATAAATGACATGCACCTCTTTTCTCCTGACCGCTTCGGCTGTATGAGTGACAGATCAATTGGTCCAAGTGCTAGATCTCTAGGAAATCAGTATCCTAGAAGACTAGATGCTGTACCAAAACATGGAGCTATTTTATCTTCATCTGAAACTCCGTCTTTGTCTGTTGTTTGTTCTCCTCGGCTGCTTGCAAAGAATGATAGGACTACTGTGGTCATAACTACGGCTGTTCAATCCACGAGTCCTTCAGAGAAGAAAGTTGAAAGTTCTGGCAAGGGTTTAATTGTTGAAAACAATAACCT ATATGTAGACACCCCATTCAAGAGGAGTATAGAATCTCCTTTGGCATGGAAATCCCCTTGGTTTATCAACAGTTTTGTGCCAGGGCCCAGAGTTGATACAGACATAACAATTGAG GACATCGGGTACTTTTTAAGCCCAGGTGACAGAAGTTACGATGCCATTGGATTAATGAAGCAATTAGGAGAGCACACAGCTGGTGCATTCGCTGATGCTCAGGAGGTTTTGGGAAATGAAACTCCAGAAACAATATTGAAAGCAAAATGcgcagagaaggagaaccaaaATGTAAACTGTCAGGCAGAGCATCATCCCGTTTCAGCTTCAACTTTTCTG CTTAGTGGCGGTGTTGTGCTGGGTGTTGCAGCACTTGGCACGACACCAGCCTCAACACCAGTTCTGGTCAGTAACTCGCATGTGTCCAACAATCCTTCTACATCATCCTCCATTGTTTTGCTTGCCAGATCTGCAAGATCATCAAACACAACGTTAATGGTCGCCTGCTTCGCAGATTGA
- the LOC140827734 gene encoding transcription factor MYB3R-1-like isoform X3: MESDMTSTTTPDGSRTGQQRSRPLHGRRTSGPTRRSTKGQWTAEEDEVLCVAVQRFKGKNWKKIAECFKDRTDVQCLHRWQKVLNPELVKGPWSKEEDETMIELVNTYGPKKWSTIAQHLPGRIGKQCRERWHNHLNPNINKEAWTQDEELALIHAHQIYGNKWAELTKFLPGRTDNAIKNHWNSSVKKKIDIYMASGLLSQLQGPPLVTNAHKSAASSSSKAQQSSEDGSVVRDGVELEEVSECSQASIMAGLSQCTNHVVDSTIELNRGNGRVTEESSAAPCSEDYRPAIHEVSYSIPEVPCEFGSSSKFLEQVLSLDWTTFAGKDFQLNPNELLDMSLLDLGQESSKQFLSSLSVMENHETVPFPPETPIGGPTSMENTMENSAFHNFVADSDCRMVYPDVGLDGYCPLENAISHIDGASEPLVHHSLNFQIPEVGNFTSQSCYMPSDMLGISYSQPLPVPTHLPSDDGSLMFDMKSNQHNYFSISHTAQESLLPCTNEGFTNAKYSNCSPSEDMSNQTAGLSTVVPANDFVLAPSNDSENFSSGDKDSAATNEQKDSRALFYEPPRFPSLDIPFFSCDLIQSGSDMHQEYSPLGIRQLMISSMTPFKLWDSPTRDDSPRAVLKSAAKSFTTTPSILKKRHRDLLSPLSEQRGEKKLGGDSNQESFSNLTNDFSRLEVMFDSCVNHRQPLTDTSSNNNKNIETSYVGKENVAPACEKVKKEINEMNVVSDSTMRQKALHIIDFKKVTEQTSITEVKTKAGGNETVESKREFSGIFVEHDINDMHLFSPDRFGCMSDRSIGPSARSLGNQYPRRLDAVPKHGAILSSSETPSLSVVCSPRLLAKNDRTTVVITTAVQSTSPSEKKVESSGKGLIVENNNLYVDTPFKRSIESPLAWKSPWFINSFVPGPRVDTDITIEDIGYFLSPGDRSYDAIGLMKQLGEHTAGAFADAQEVLGNETPETILKAKCAEKENQNVNCQAEHHPVSASTFLAERRILDFSECGTPGR, from the exons ATGGAAAGTGATATGACAAGCACCACAACTCCAGATGGTTCAAGAACTGGTCAGCAAAGATCTCGACCTTTACATGG CAGGAGGACAAGTGGTCCTACAAGGCGTTCCACAAAGGGACAGTGGACTGCAGAAGAG GATGAAGTATTGTGTGTTGCTGTTCAACGTTTCAAAGGAAAAAACTGGAAAAAAATAG CGGAATGTTTCAAGGATCGGACAGATGTACAGTGCTTACATAGGTGGCAGAAGGTTCTTAATCCAGAACTTGTCAAAGGTCCATGGTCAAAAGAG GAGGATGAAACCATGATTGAGTTAGTGAATACATATGGTCCAAAAAAGTGGTCTACCATTGCACAGCATCTCCCTGGACGGATTGGGAAACAATGTCGGGAAAG ATGGCACAATCATCTGAATCCTAACATAAACAAAGAAGCATGGACACAAGATGAGGAATTGGCTTTGATTCATGCGCACCAAATTTATGGAAATAAGTGGGCTGAGTTGACTAAGTTTTTACCTGGGAG GACTGACAATGCAATTAAAAATCATTGGAATAGCTCTGTCAAGAAAAAGATAGACATATATATGGCATCAGGGTTACTTTCACAGCTCCAAGGTCCACCTCTTGTTACCAATGCACACAAATCTGCAGCATCGTCTTCGTCCAAAGCACAACAGAGTAGTGAAGACGGTAGTGTTGTTAGAGATGGAGTAGAATTGGAAGAAGTTTCTGAGTGTAGTCAAGCTTCAATTATGGCTGGTTTGTCTCAATGCACAAATCATGTGGTTGATTCAACAATAGAACTTAATAGAGGGAATGGCAGAGTTACTGAAGAATCCAGCGCAGCGCCATGTTCTGAAGATTATCGTCCTGCGATTCATGAAGTTTCATATTCCATACCAGAAGTTCCTTGCGAGTTTGGTAGTTCTTCTAAGTTCCTTGAACAAGTTTTATCTTTAGACTGGACGACATTTGCTGGAAAAGATTTTCAGTTAAATCCAAATGAGCTGCTTGACATGTCTTTGTTGGATCTGGGGCAAGAATCATCTAAACAATTCCTGTCATCTTTGAGTGTCATGGAAAACCATGAAACAGTACCCTTTCCGCCAGAGACTCCTATTGGTGGACCAACATCGATGGAAAACACAATGGAGAATTCTGCTTTTCATAATTTTGTAGCTGATTCAGATTGTAGAATGGTTTACCCTGACGTGGGCCTTGATGGATACTGTCCCTTAGAAAATGCAATTTCCCATATCGATGGAGCTTCAGAGCCATTGGTTCACCACTCTTTGAATTTTCAGATTCCTGAGGTTGGGAACTTTACTTCACAGTCTTGTTATATGCCATCTGATATGCTTGGAATCTCATATAGTCAACCTCTACCTGTTCCTACTCACCTTCCTTCTGATGATGGTTCACTTATGTTTGATATGAAGTCAAATCAGCATAACTATTTTTCGATCAGTCATACAGCACAAGAATCTCTTTTACCTTGCACGAATGAAGGTTTTACAAATGCAAAATATTCTAATTGCTCTCCCAGCGAAGATATGTCCAATCAGACAGCAGGATTGTCAACAGTAGTTCCAGCCAATGATTTTGTTTTGGCACCATCAAATGATTCTGAAAATTTTTCTTCCGGGGACAAAGATTCTGCTGCAACCAATGAACAAAAGGACTCGAGAGCTTTATTTTATGAGCCTCCTCGTTTTCCAAGCCTAGATATACCTTTCTTTAGTTGTGATCTTATACAGTCTGGAAGTGACATGCATCAAGAGTACAGTCCACTTGGCATTCGCCAACTAATGATATCTTCTATGACTCCATTCAAACTATGGGATTCCCCGACAAGAGACGATAGTCCACGTGCTGTTCTGAAAAGTGCCGCCAAATCTTTTACCACAACACCATCAATACTGAAAAAAAGACACCGTGATTTGTTATCTCCTTTGTCTGAACAGAGAGGTGAAAAGAAGCTTGGAGGTGATTCAAACCAAGAGTCGTTCTCCAACCTGACCAATGATTTTTCCCGGTTAGAGGTCATGTTTGATTCGTGTGTAAACCATAGACAACCATTGACAGACACATCTtcaaacaacaacaaaaacatcGAAACATCATATGTAGGAAAAGAAAACGTGGCTCCAGCTTGTGAAAAGGTAAAAAAGGAAATTAACGAAATGAATGTTGTTTCAGATAGCACAATGCGGCAGAAAGCATTACATATCATCGATTTTAAAAAGGTAACCGAACAGACTTCTATCACAGAAGTCAAAACCAAGGCCGGAGGCAATGAAACAGTGGAATCG AAAAGAGAGTTCTCTGGAATCTTTGTTGAACATGATATAAATGACATGCACCTCTTTTCTCCTGACCGCTTCGGCTGTATGAGTGACAGATCAATTGGTCCAAGTGCTAGATCTCTAGGAAATCAGTATCCTAGAAGACTAGATGCTGTACCAAAACATGGAGCTATTTTATCTTCATCTGAAACTCCGTCTTTGTCTGTTGTTTGTTCTCCTCGGCTGCTTGCAAAGAATGATAGGACTACTGTGGTCATAACTACGGCTGTTCAATCCACGAGTCCTTCAGAGAAGAAAGTTGAAAGTTCTGGCAAGGGTTTAATTGTTGAAAACAATAACCT ATATGTAGACACCCCATTCAAGAGGAGTATAGAATCTCCTTTGGCATGGAAATCCCCTTGGTTTATCAACAGTTTTGTGCCAGGGCCCAGAGTTGATACAGACATAACAATTGAG GACATCGGGTACTTTTTAAGCCCAGGTGACAGAAGTTACGATGCCATTGGATTAATGAAGCAATTAGGAGAGCACACAGCTGGTGCATTCGCTGATGCTCAGGAGGTTTTGGGAAATGAAACTCCAGAAACAATATTGAAAGCAAAATGcgcagagaaggagaaccaaaATGTAAACTGTCAGGCAGAGCATCATCCCGTTTCAGCTTCAACTTTTCTG GCGGAGAGACGAATACTTGATTTTAGTGAATGTGGAACACCTGGAAGATAA